A region of the Phaseolus vulgaris cultivar G19833 chromosome 11, P. vulgaris v2.0, whole genome shotgun sequence genome:
GCTTGACAGCCCTTGTATAAGCTTTAAATGAAGAACTATGATTGAGTGTACCTTCCAAATGATATCAAGATGTTCAGACTGTCTATGATATAGAAGCAGCCAAGGATTTAAGAACCCATAAtgagttgtttttcttttctttcattgatGAGGATGAGTTTGTGACCCATAACATCTTCACACAAACACATACCACTACACTGTTCGATGATAAAACTACTGACTCCCTTGGCTAAATTAAGGTTTAGGTCAAGATTCATCACTTTTGTACGGTCCAATTCAATGAATTTTATAAACTACATAATACTAAACCATAGGTGTCAAAAAATTCAAGAAACCAAACATCCTTTATCAGTTTAGACACAATTTATTAACTTTCAAAGTTTGATTAGAAGCAATGATAATATTCGATTAgtgtttttcttatataaaattAGGCAAAATTAGAGATAATGAAACGGGTCGGGTCCAATAGGATAGGTTAATTTTGTCCAATAAACCGGTCAATTTGTATTGGTCCAGTAACCCACtcaattattttgatttatcaACTCTGAAAACTTACCTTTGTATAAAGTAAATTTCCCTCTTCTAATATCAGTACACAAAATAGCTTGGTACAATTCAAATTAACCATTTTTCCAATTTGGTTCAGTTTTCATGCAGTTAGTTAATTCAgttcaattaatatttttagcaCCTCTAATTCTCCTTACCTTCCATTGTGGTCTTCACTTTTTAGGCTGTGGGCAATTTGGTGGTTTGAGACAGAACAAAAGACCAAAACAGTAACTAAATCCATTAAAAGGATATGAAAAATGGAAGAAGCACAAAATTTTCAGGATATGCACAGCACCTCTCTCTACTACCTCCAACACAAAATTATCTCtcaatataagaaaaaattaaaagcacATATCGTGATTTGTATTAATGTAGAACTTCCATTCTACTCCCTGGAATCCGAAGCAGCTTCTTTCAAACATGATCTCATAATCTTCGCTAGCTTTGCACAAGCATCCAAGCACAGCTGCATTCCCTGCATGTGGGAATACAAAATGTCACTGAGAGTAACCAATTTGGAACAATAGATATCCAGACATAAATTCACGACTTCAAAATACGCATTTAcataaaaagatttaaaaagaaagttaaaaatAGGCAAACCTCGTTAATCCTCGGAGAAGACCATTCCCCGGTAACGGTGAGTTGGGTGATTTCATAGCGAGAAGGCATACAGGTAATCATTAAGCTACCATCTTGGCAGTTTTCCTCCTCCAAAATAGGATCAATGACAAGGTTCTTACTAAAACTTGACTACAATcattagaaaataataattagactCTCAGTAGCAAGATAACCGCATCATGAAGGAACAATTTATAGCAGTCCTAATCGGTTAAATGCCATTAAACTTCATAATTATGATCTCATTTTATCATGATGAGTTTTGTGAAGATGACCTGGTTCCAGAAGATCATCCGGTAAAATTGTACACTCGCTAGCATGGAATTAGGCCATACATTTTGGTATCCACAGAAAGTAAGTTGGAATAAACAAAAAATggtttaaaaacatatttttaggCTAAGACAAAACTCTTCATGAAAACGTAATTAATAAAGCACAAAATGAGAGGCAGGTACTATGTTAGAAATTTTAATAGAATATGAAATTATACGaatttataataacaaattCAAGATAAGGTTTAAAATGGGAGAAAAAGATTATCCGCACTACAAAACAAGTACATATTAGTGACAATATGGCTGACTGCAAATGTGAGTAAGATCCTACCACAGAAACCGAGGCAACAAGATCATACATCATTATTCCAGCATCCGCCAGGGCAAGGCTAGCACACGATATGACAACTGGGAGATCACCTGCAACATGTTCACTAATATTATTACCTGCTAGAAACTTAATAATTTTGAGAAAATATTAGAGTTATATTGCATCACTGACTTCTCCAAACTTTAAATAGGATCATTCATCATTACTTCCTACAATTCCAAAATCCAAAGGCACAATACTTCATCAGAAACAAATTCACTTCAAATTAGACTACTCTAAATGACTTTCATGAAAACTGCTAAATTACGGAAAAATCATACGTTCCTTGTGTTCGTCAGTGTTGTCACTGTAACCTTAATATAAATAAGACAACACTATTGCTTTATAAATGACAGCTGATCCACCACTGCATCTCTGCCACCCGCAAGAAAGGTCATAACAGCCAAAAGAAGTCTTACAGTTGCAGCATGGGTCACAGATCTGATAAGATTTGCTGGGTATTTACTCAACAAATGCCAAAAACTGAAGTCTTAAACACATGATAAAATCTTCTAGCTACACTTGAAATCTGCAAGCATTAAACTCATCCAGCTCATGCCTTTTATCCCCACTTAAAACCTATAAAATAGTGTGGCTTAGATAAATGACATTTGTGTTCTACTTACAAGTCACCTTCAGTTAACGTAAGGGCCAAGGAATGACTCATCAAGTAAGGAGGGGAGCAGTCCTCTATTCACCCCTCCTGCAATCCCCAAAGACTTCAGGTAACTGGtattattctgttttttttttttcattctaaaTATTGCCTCTTTCTTTTCACTTGGATTTTTTTCCATCCTTTGATTCATTCCaaattttaagttttgttttccttcctctttcatttttttcacgTTCGTCTTGTTTTATAGTGTTTTGCTCTTTCCAATTTACTCATGTTTTCTTCCTCTAGTTTATTGCCCGTCATACTCATTCTATCTTATATATGGTATGCTGTGACAGATTTTGGGCTTTTTGCAATCTGCTATTGACAACAATCAATTCACATCATAAGCAACAAAAGCCTCACACAACAGAAGCTCTAGCTGACATCTCTTGCCACAAAAACTAGAGAAATAGCTGAACTTaaagaaactactttttttaatCTCTGACAAGCTGTTTCCACCCCTAATAGTTGTTTGAATAATCCCCAGTCAAGCACCTGTTGGTTTGGTCTTCATCACAAATTCTGTACTTGGGATTCAAACCCATGCATAGCAGGTAAGTTCATTCATATAAACCATCAATTGAATCACACCTAATTGATTAACTAAACAAAAATGTGTTAAAGCAAAATACCTCTTCACAGTAATAGAAGAGAACAAACCTATGTTGACACAAAGCACCCATTAAATAACAGCAAGGTAGATGAAAAGACAAATATACATTAACTTtctttactaatattttttagtatatttATGTCCCGCACAATTTTTGTCTGTAAATTTataaccataaaaaaaatatcattacaaattagattgaaaataaatatgaaattttataataatacttACTGCCGCTAGATTCTAGCACCAATGCAAAAACATCCACAGTTGTCTTGGGGAAACTTTCCAGTATTATTGCACCCTCCAAAGCTTTATTAAGCATTGCACTGTACTCTTTGTGGTCTGAACCCTAGCTTCGTGAGGTTTAATATATTAGAGGTCACTTCAACTAGCGATGAAGATGGAAGAAACAGAAAAAATTACACAGCCTTTCATATACCTGCCCTCGCACTGGAGTTGCAAATGTTGTAAAGCTGACATTGCAATTCAAACGCCCTGTATCACTGTACATCATTGCCTTCTTGCTCTCTCTTGGCCCAAATctatattaaaaattacaaataaaatatccaCATTAGGGAGAGCATAATAACAAATAACAAAGTCAGAAAAAGAAAACCTCAACAAGCTAACTGACACATTTTTGAGACAAAAGAAACACTCACACAGATACAATGACCTTGGTATTTCCAACCTCGGCATAAGCAGATCCAGATGCTGCATTCACAGCACCAGTCCTGAAAACTGCAAGTCGCAAAAATATTGatgttcttataaaaaaaaccagGTCAACTAAtcaacatataaataaaaataagtgattttttatttaaattatcagACGTTATTGAGTCTTCTGTTAGATGATTAGTTATCAGTTTTGATGACAGTTAGAGTTCAGTTACTTCATTTGCATTGATGTACTTCACTGTGTAGACAAACTCTATTGATGAATGAAAATGTATTCTTTTACTACCATAAAAAGTTCTTTTAACAGGGTATCATATCCTATAGATCGATCGTTATCCCGTTTGCCATATTATCCATGCACCATGACCAATAAGTGTAGGATGTGAAGGGGTGTATTTGGAAAAAACTAAATCCCACGTTGATTAGAAACAGTATTAGAGCTTACTAAGCAATACACATCCCTCACCTTAGCCAGCTTAGAGGGTTGAGTTACGGAATCTATCCAGTCCTAGCAGCACAATCTACAACATGAAAAACCTAATTCTCAATCCCCATCCTTTTTTTTCCAATAGCCGCACCCATAGCATGAGAAATAGGAGCTCCTCTTTCACAATAACTCCATGCCATATATTAACAATATCAGGTTGGACAGAAGCATGTACTAGATGCTATCCTAGTGCCTGGACTGGATCAAGGTGTTTGGAACAGAACCACCACCATATCAATACCCTGGATCAATTGCAAATGGCTGTTCTAGTCCTAATCCACAATCACCTGTCCTCTTTACAGAAAATGGAGCAACACCAAAGAACAAATACCATAATCCCTGAAACTTCTGGAGCATGCACATCTATTAAAATCAGGTAAGAGGTTGAAGACCTTGAGGACCAAAAGGTCGCATTGGGACATGAGGTCCACGGTGTCAATAGTCCAGGAAAATTAGTTGGTACCACAGGACTAGTATGACCAAATACATCTGTTCGTAGTAGTCGAAATGAAAGCTAATTAACTAATTCATCAGGTATAGACCCTTTACTTCCAGTACAAAACCCAAGGCAATCTTTGCCATGTCCAACCTGACTGCATGAATACATAATCTTTGCCATGATTCTACACATTTTCACTTCTCCAAATGAAATCACATCGTGGAGCATTGGTTGTAAATTTGAAAAGAACGAGGAAAACCTATTCACAAAATGTTACTGAGTTCACCATTCTCCCAAAAGCGCCATTGTAATCCGTAAACGGCATTTATTCAAACAGCTCAGCCTCAGAAATCACTATAGCACCATACATATGAAAACCTCAATAGTCCGCAGAAAAAACCATAAAATAACGTCcatttaataacaaaaatcatAATCATGGATAATGGAGAAGCATATATTGAGATTGCAAATGCATTGAGAAGAAAGAGACCGAATGGTTATATTTGAAAGCAAGTGGAACTTACATGCGGGTCTGCACTGGTGGAAACCGCGGCCATCGGGCCGAACCCAATCTTCCTTGAAAAGCGGTGGTTTCTTTTTATCGACTGTCAGAGACGGCGAGTATGTCGCCGGAGTCGCCCCACCTTTGCCGGCCATTCTGCACCACTATGCCTCGCTTTACTTTCTCTTGTTACTTTCATTTCCCGATGCTATTTATATAGGGTACACATGGAAGGCTCACTTTAAGAATCACGTTAGAGAACTGTTGTTTCTTGGCCTGGGCCTCTTACTTTCAAGCCCATGGATTTTAACCTGGGCTTTTGCTTTTTCACCCATAATTACTTCATGCCCCTCCCGTTACAGTAAAACGacaaaaaatgttttttcaaaatcattatATTTCTAAAAGTATATTTCCTATACTAGTTAAAGCATAAATGCATTGACCAAGTTGTGTATTTACTTTTTTGtatgttaacaaaaaaaatgaaaaattaatttattttgataaaattaattaaaaaatatttttaaaattttaaattatatacataaaaataaatatagaattttttttattgatttttataatgttataattatataataggaacatatgtaaaattatatcaaaattcAAGGTTAAATTGTAAGAAAATgtgtataaaaattaattataaattattctaatttttatttagaaaatcattattataattataacaataaaatactttccattttttagtaatttaattAGATAACAGAAACTGAAAGGTTGGttaatgaatataaaaataaaagaggtaatatttatatttttttatagttgttatttttaggaatagttaattaaaaagttaatacaatttaatatatatatatatatatatatatcatttagtaaaaattatattaaaaaatatattttcgtTGTTTTTAAagtgaaattatttatttattttgaaacaaaaaaaaatatttattaaattaattaataaattgtgTCAGTTTAATTGATTCtagtttaataaatataaatattaaaataaataaaacaagtaTCAAATAAATGTGAacgtatttattttaattaatactgactaacattaatataaatatttttacttattaaaaaagttaaaaataattagtatcaTTTTAGAATTAACTAAGATTCAACATCGTAACACTAAACGAACTATATTCATATTAGTTGGATAAACTTTACTCCGATATTATAacacaaatatatttatttattacaaatagttaaaataattagtGTTATTTAGAGTTGATTCAATCAACTTTATCAacaactaaattatttttaaaaaaaatattttttattttttaaaataaccttTTACGTGACATTAAAATGGGTTAAATCAACTTTTACATTGATGATTCTTCGTAGTGATtacttttatataaataaataaataaatagttataaacaagtatacttgtatatatttttacacAATTGTGGTACAGAATCTACCACTTCATGTTATTTACAAGCTTTGAATCAACCACTTCTAATTTGTTCATACCTATAAATATCGGTATCGACACACCTATGTGATTTTTTGTACTTAATTTGTACATTACATACAcagattattaaatatatagatatagCAGTAACTATGCAGTTGGGTAAGATGCCAACATTGCTATGCCACACAAGCCTTCTTTAGCAGAAACATCCCTTTGCATCCTAATGTATCCTTTTTCACCCCATTTTACTCCCCATG
Encoded here:
- the LOC137826772 gene encoding exosome complex component RRP41-like, with product MAGKGGATPATYSPSLTVDKKKPPLFKEDWVRPDGRGFHQCRPAFFRTGAVNAASGSAYAEVGNTKVIVSVFGPRESKKAMMYSDTGRLNCNVSFTTFATPVRGQGSDHKEYSAMLNKALEGAIILESFPKTTVDVFALVLESSGSDLPVVISCASLALADAGIMMYDLVASVSVSSFSKNLVIDPILEEENCQDGSLMITCMPSRYEITQLTVTGEWSSPRINEGMQLCLDACAKLAKIMRSCLKEAASDSRE